The genomic region CTGGTGGCGCCGCAATGCGAGCGTGGTGCGCCGCTTCACCGGCCCGGAGCTGCGGGCTTGGCCTAAGCTCGACGCCAACATCATTCTGTATGTGGAGGTAGTGTTGATGGTGGCCCTGTTCACGATGAATGCCGCCGACCTGAAGCTGCATCAGCTGGAAGGCAAGGACTTGCCCGGTGCGTTTCCGGTCAGCAGCCTGCTGACGGGCCTGTTTCCCGACAACCTCACGGCCCTGGCCGTGCTGGAGCGCGTGGGCTGGTGGGCGCACATTGTGGGCATTCTGCTGTTCCTGAACTACCTGCCCAGCAGCAAGCACTTCCACATCATCATGGCCTTCCCGAACGTGTTCTACTCCCGGCTGGTGCCGCAGGGGCAGTTCTCGAACGTGGACAGCATCACCCACGAGGTGAAAGCCATGATGGACCCCAGCTACGCGGTGCCTGCCCCGGCCACCAACCCTGACGGCTCCGCGCTGGCGCCCACGCCCTTCGGCGCCAAAGATGTGGACGACTTGGCCTGGACCAATCTGCTCAGTGCCTACTCCTGCACCGAGTGCGGCCGTTGTACTTCGGTGTGCCCCGCTAACCTGACCGGCAAGCTCCTCTCGCCCCGCAAAATTATCATGGACACCCGGGATAGGGTGGAGGAGAAGTATAACTCGCCGCTGATTTTCCACCCCAGCCTGTACGGCGCGGAGGCCAAGCACAACCCCCAGGAGCAGCTCGACAAGGAAAACCACACCCTGCTGCGCGGCTACGTGACGCCCGAGGAGCTGTGGGCCTGCACCACCTGCAACGCCTGCGTGGAAGCCTGCCCCGTGAACATCAACCCCCTGGAAAGCATCATCGAGATGCGCCGCTTCCTGGTGCTGGAAGAGTCGGCCGCGCCCAACTCCCTGAACGTGATGTTCAGCAACATCGAAAACAACGGCGCGCCGTGGGCCTTCTCGCCCTCCGACCGGTTCAACTGGGCCGACGACCTGTTCGTGACGGAAAAAACGCCGGTAACGGCGTAGTAATCATTGGAACGTCATGCAGAGCAGAGCGAAGCATCTCGTCGGATTAGTACCCCTGTCATGCTGAGCTTGTCGAAGCATCTCTACCGCTTCGTTGCCAAAGTAATTTGATTACTACTGCGGTAGAGATGCTTCGACTGCGGCTGCGCCTTCACTCAGCATGACGTTCTTACAACATAAAAAATAACCACCTCAATATAATGGCTGAGCAAACTGCCAAGCGTCCCGTATCTGTTCCGTTGATGGCCGACCTGGCCGCCCGGGGCGAGTCGCCGGAAATCCTATTCTGGGTGGGCTGCGCCGGGGCCTTCGACGACCGGTACAAGCGCGTAACCCGCGCCTTCGTCCGCATTCTGGAGCACGTGGGCGTGAGCTACGCCGTGCTGGGCATGGAGGAATCCTGCACCGGCGACCCGGCCAAGCGCGCCGGCAACGAGTTCCTGTTTCAGATGCAGGCCATGACCAACATTGCCACCCTCAACGGCTATGGCATCAAGAAGGTAGTAACGGCCTGCCCGCACTGCTTCAACACCATCAAAAACGAGTACCCCGCCTTGGGTGGCGAGTTTGAGGTGATTCACCACAGCACCTTCCTGCAGCAGCTCATCAACGAAGGCAAGGTGACGGCTAAGGGCGGCGAGTCGTTCAAGGGCCGCCGCATTACCTTCCACGATTCCTGTTACCTGGGCCGTGCCAACAACATCTACGAAGCGCCCCGCGAGGTGCTGGAGGTGCTCGACGCCGACCTGCTGGAAATGAAGCGCTGCAAAACCAACGGCCTCTGCTGCGGGGCTGGCGGCGCCCAGATGTGGAAGGATGCCGAACCCGGTAAAAAGGAAGTCAATATTGAAAGAACCGAGGAAGCCCTGGCTACCCTCGACGGCGACGCCGACGTGCTGCTGAACCTGCAGGGCGTGGAAAGCACCGCCCCTGTACTGCCCGCCGGCTCCAACCGCGGCGGCAGCGTCATTGCCGTGGCCTGCCCGTTCTGCATGACCATGATGGCCGACGGCGTAAAGAACAAAGAGCGCGAATCCGACGTGCAGGTGTTCGACCTGGCCGAGCTGATTGCCTCCGCCGAAGGCCTCAACGCGTAGTTCGTTTATAGTTGTCGGTTGATAGTTGTCAGTTGTCAGGACAATGCTGACAACTGACAACTATCAACCGACAACTATAAACGAAACAGCAGCCCCGCACCGGAACTTCCGGGCGGGGCTGTTTCTTTGTAGTAAGAACACCCCATCCCGAACGGGACGATACCCAAGTCCTCAACTCCCGCAAGCCCTACGCCATGTACGTTTCCTTCGATCAGCTTCCTGCTTCCGCCCGCATCTGGATTTATCAGGCCAGCCGTCCGCTGACGACGGAAGAAATAGCAGACATGCAGCCGACGCTATGCCGTTTTGCGGAGGAGTGGACCAGCCACGGCCGTTCGTTGGCCGCTTCGGCGGAGGTGCTGCATCAGCAGTTTCTGGTGGTAGGGCTGGATGAGGCCGTGGCCGATGCCAGCGGCTGCTCTATTGATGCTTCCGTCAGATTTGTGCGCAGCATAGAGGACAAGCTGGGCGTGTCGCTGCTGGAAAAGTCACGCATGGCCTTTCTCGTAGCTGGGCAGGTGCAGCTACTGAGCCGGCCGCAGCTCCGCGAGGCGGTAGCCGCGGGCCAGCTCACGGCGGAAACTCCCTATTTTGATGCTACACTGGCGCAAAAGGGCCTTTTGGCGGCTTCCTTCCCGACTCCGGCGGGCCAGAGCTGGCTGTCCCGCTACTTCGAGCCGGCCGGCTAATTTTGGTTTTACGGCTATTATACTGTACAAACTTAGTATTATTAGGTCCGGGTTTGCCGACTTGACGGCTGGCTTGTTATCCACTCCATCGTACACCACCTATGAATAAGCTACTACTGGTCTGTGCTGCGGCCGGCTCTGCCGCCTTGTTGAGCGGATGCGCTACCTCCGGCAGCGCCAGCAAAGCCGATAAGCGCTTTGCTCAGGGCGAGTATGAAACTGCCATAGAGCTGTACAAAGCAGATGTTGCCAAGGGTAAAAACGTAGCCACTGCCAACTACCGGGTGGCAGAAGCGTATCGGCTTTCCAACCGCATAGAGCAGGCCGAAACGTACTACAAAGCCGCCATCGACGGTGGCGTGAAGGCCCCCGACGTGGTGTTCTACTACGGCCAGGCGCTGAAAGCCAACAGCAAGTTTGATGAGGCGGCGCAGCAGTTCGACGCTTACACGCAGGCCAGTGCCGGCCGGGCCCTGGCTCCCCGGGCCGAAATGGAGTCCCGCAACGCCAAGATGGCCAACACCATCATGGCCATGCGCTCCAATAATGAGGTGATGGCGCTGGACCAGATCAATACGCCCGCCTCGGAATTTGGCTCGACCCTGATGCCGGATACTAAGGAGCTGGTGTTTGCTTCCGGCCGCGAGGGCAAGAAGTATCTGGGCAACGGTGAGAATTTCAGCGACTTATACGCGGTGAAATTTGATGATGCCGAGAAGATGACTGGCGGCGCGGTACGCAAGCTGGAGGCCCTTTTCAACACCGAAGACAAGCACGAAGCCAGCGCCACCTACACGCCCGACGGCAAAACGATGGTGTTTGCCCGCTCCAACAACAGCTCCAAAAAAGGGCTGCTGAGCGTGGACCTGTGGATTTCCTACTTCAAAAATGGCGCCTGGAGCGAGCCGGCGCTGGCCAATATCAACGACCGTACCGCCGACGACTTCGCGCCCGCCTTCAGTGCCGACGGCCAGACGCTGTACTTCGCCTCCGGGCGCAAAGGCGGCCTCGGTGGTAACGACATCTACAAAGCCACGCTGGGCCCGAACGGCCGCTTCTCGCCCGCCGAAAACCTGGGCGACCAGGTGAATACCGCCGGCAACGACAACTTCCCGGCCGTGGCCCCCGATGGCACGCTCTATTTCTCCTCCGATGGGCAGCCGGGCCTGGGCAAGCTCGACATCTTCATGGTGGAGAAGGGCACGGTGAAGAACCTAGGCACTCCCATCAATAGCGCCGGCGACGACTTCGCCCCTTATTTCACCAGCAAGGACGGCGGCGTATTCTCCTCCAACCGCGCCGGCGGTAAAGGTTCCGACGACCTCTATATGTTCCGGCAGAAGCCGCTGCGGCTCGTGACCTTCTACGCCGACGGCACGGTGATGACCCGCAACGAGAAAACCGGCGCTATGGCCCCCGCCAGCGGCGAAACCGTGACGCTGTACGGCCGCAATGGTCAGAAAATCCAGGACGTGACTGCTGATGCCGAAGGGAAGTTTAGCCTGAAGCTGGACTCGGCGGCGGCCAGCTATGCGCTGGTGGCCGACCGGCCCGGTTTCTTCACGGCCCGCGCGCCGCTGAGCACCGTTGGGCGCAAGCCGGCTCCGGACCAGCTGGTGAACGAAATGACGGAGGTGCGGATTCCGGTGGCGCTTACGCTCACGGAAATCGTGAAAAACAAAGCCATCCGTGTCGAGAACATCCTCTACGACTATGACAAGGCCGATATTCGTCCGGATGCGGCGCTGGAGCTGGATAAGCTGGTGGAAACGCTCAACGACAACCCCAACATCACCATTGAGCTGAGCTCCCACACCGACTCGCGCGGCAAAGACGCCTACAACCAGGCCCTGTCGCAGCGGCGGGCGCAGTCGGCCGTGGACTACATCATTTCCAAGGGCGTTGACAAGGCGCGCATCACGGCCAAAGGCTATGGCGAGAGCCGCCCGGAAGTGAAGGATGCCAAAACCGAAGACCAGTT from Hymenobacter canadensis harbors:
- a CDS encoding (Fe-S)-binding protein, coding for MHFSFQNLLFLLVAVAGFGLFAWQARKIRANILVGRDRDMSGHVNERLWKTLLVAFGQQKMFKRLTPAFLHLIVYVGFIVINVEVIEIMVDGLFGTHRFLQFLGPLYSALTGTNELLGALVVLAVVAFWWRRNASVVRRFTGPELRAWPKLDANIILYVEVVLMVALFTMNAADLKLHQLEGKDLPGAFPVSSLLTGLFPDNLTALAVLERVGWWAHIVGILLFLNYLPSSKHFHIIMAFPNVFYSRLVPQGQFSNVDSITHEVKAMMDPSYAVPAPATNPDGSALAPTPFGAKDVDDLAWTNLLSAYSCTECGRCTSVCPANLTGKLLSPRKIIMDTRDRVEEKYNSPLIFHPSLYGAEAKHNPQEQLDKENHTLLRGYVTPEELWACTTCNACVEACPVNINPLESIIEMRRFLVLEESAAPNSLNVMFSNIENNGAPWAFSPSDRFNWADDLFVTEKTPVTA
- a CDS encoding (Fe-S)-binding protein — translated: MAEQTAKRPVSVPLMADLAARGESPEILFWVGCAGAFDDRYKRVTRAFVRILEHVGVSYAVLGMEESCTGDPAKRAGNEFLFQMQAMTNIATLNGYGIKKVVTACPHCFNTIKNEYPALGGEFEVIHHSTFLQQLINEGKVTAKGGESFKGRRITFHDSCYLGRANNIYEAPREVLEVLDADLLEMKRCKTNGLCCGAGGAQMWKDAEPGKKEVNIERTEEALATLDGDADVLLNLQGVESTAPVLPAGSNRGGSVIAVACPFCMTMMADGVKNKERESDVQVFDLAELIASAEGLNA
- a CDS encoding OmpA family protein; translation: MNKLLLVCAAAGSAALLSGCATSGSASKADKRFAQGEYETAIELYKADVAKGKNVATANYRVAEAYRLSNRIEQAETYYKAAIDGGVKAPDVVFYYGQALKANSKFDEAAQQFDAYTQASAGRALAPRAEMESRNAKMANTIMAMRSNNEVMALDQINTPASEFGSTLMPDTKELVFASGREGKKYLGNGENFSDLYAVKFDDAEKMTGGAVRKLEALFNTEDKHEASATYTPDGKTMVFARSNNSSKKGLLSVDLWISYFKNGAWSEPALANINDRTADDFAPAFSADGQTLYFASGRKGGLGGNDIYKATLGPNGRFSPAENLGDQVNTAGNDNFPAVAPDGTLYFSSDGQPGLGKLDIFMVEKGTVKNLGTPINSAGDDFAPYFTSKDGGVFSSNRAGGKGSDDLYMFRQKPLRLVTFYADGTVMTRNEKTGAMAPASGETVTLYGRNGQKIQDVTADAEGKFSLKLDSAAASYALVADRPGFFTARAPLSTVGRKPAPDQLVNEMTEVRIPVALTLTEIVKNKAIRVENILYDYDKADIRPDAALELDKLVETLNDNPNITIELSSHTDSRGKDAYNQALSQRRAQSAVDYIISKGVDKARITAKGYGESRPEVKDAKTEDQFQRNRRTEFRVTKIAE